The Vidua chalybeata isolate OUT-0048 chromosome 17, bVidCha1 merged haplotype, whole genome shotgun sequence genome has a segment encoding these proteins:
- the FAM110A gene encoding protein FAM110A yields the protein MPVEALQAGDTMKGVAVTAPFTSAMPVRILRKGPAYFRRHAEPGAGKPSAVERLEADKAKYVKSQKVASTKQEPVKPLVLKQPLFTPGVRRAVLTPSRRAPPGPRRADAASPKTSLDLEILNNLINLCDSPFPKAESPLGRECRWRAETPEVEGAVKPAESPATTKPPGSVAVRRVDVRPCGAPRSPVTPLPASPIPGGLPVTPSRSSPARPESARRQPLLHRSKSDLSDRLSRATADLERFFNYCGLDPEEMQDMAAERFARASSDIVSLKFHSVSTASSEGGHSPPSAATPEGRPAERVPYGISIIERNARVIKWLYGLRQAREPQQVSDV from the coding sequence ATGCCCGTCGAGGCGCTGCAAGCCGGTGACACCATGAAGGGGGTGGCGGTGACGGCGCCTTTCACCTCGGCCATGCCGGTCCGTATTCTCCGCAAAGGGCCCGCGTATTTCCGCCGGCACGCCGAGCCGGGGGCCGGGAAGCCCAGCGCAGTGGAGAGGCTGGAGGCCGACAAGGCCAAGTACGTGAAGAGCCAGAAGGTCGCCAGCACCAAGCAGGAGCCTGTGAAGCCACTGGTGCTCAAGCAGCCCCTCTTCACCCCTGGAGTGCGCCGGGCTGTGCTCACCCCCAGCCGCAGGGCAcccccggggccgcgccgcgccgaTGCTGCCAGCCCGAAGACCTCCCTTGACCTGGAGATCCTCAACAACCTCATCAACCTCTGTGACAGCCCCTTCCCTAAGGCGGAGAGCCCGCTGGGCAGGGAGTGCAGGTGGCGAGCGGAAACGCCAGAGGTGGAAGGGGCTGTCAAGCCAGCGGAGAGCCCGGCCACCACCAAACCCCCTGGCAGTGTGGCCGTGCGGAGGGTGGACGTCCGTCCCTGTGGAGCTCCGCGCAGCCCAGTGACACCTCTGCCTGCATCCCCCATCCCAGGTGGGCTGCCTGTGACCCCGTCCCGCAGCTCACCCGCCCGCCCGGAGAGCGCCCGCCGGCAGCCGCTGCTGCACCGCTCCAAGTCGGACCTGAGCGATCGGCTCTCGCGGGCCACCGCCGACCTGGAGCGCTTCTTCAACTACTGTGGCCTTGACCCCGAGGAGATGCAGGACATGGCGGCTGAGCGCTTCGCCCGCGCCAGCTCTGACATCGTGTCCCTCAAGTTCCACAGCGTGAGCACGGCCAGCTCGGAGGGCGGCCACTCGCCACCCAGCGCCGCCACGCCGGAGGGACGGCCGGCGGAGCGCGTGCCCTACGGCATCTCCATCATCGAGCGCAACGCCCGTGTCATCAAGTGGCTCTACGGGCTGCGCCAGGCCAGGGAGCCCCAGCAGGTCTCCGATGTGTAG
- the ANGPT4 gene encoding angiopoietin-4 codes for MRALSLGLVALTCATTALCAAGAQRRALEGGGRRRYHRVQHGHCSYTFVLPEADPLPCPAAPGPVPGPANVLLQRDSPAGTAGHGAAQRLRHLERILENSTQWLLKLESYIQSSVKPEMAELQQTAVQNQTATMLEIGSSLLNRSAEQSRKLTDVEAQVLNQTWRIEMQLQENSLSTIKLEKQLLLQTNEIHKLQNRNNILEVRVLEMETKQQAELAGAHLEKEKLQRLLSRQSGTIEEMEKTLLAASANTSLLQRQQLQLLQSVQSLMRLVSQGRAMSPGQEQQFQDCAEVRRAGIHASGIYTLHIANLSEPKKAYCDMETDRGGWTIIQLRANGSLSFQRSWREYKQGFGDASGEYWLGNEAVHLLTSRVPYALRVELQDWEGGQVYAHYGKFQLGSERQFYRLSLQDYSGTAGQQSGLALQGTQFSTRDADNDNCLCKCAQMLSGGWWFDACGLSNLNGIYYPARNNIRKLNGIRWHHFQGPSYSLKGTRMMIRPTSF; via the exons ATGCGGGCGCTCAGCCTCGGCCTCGTGGCCCTGACCTGTGCCACGACGGCTCTGTGCGCTGCTGGAGCCCAGCGCCGGGCTCTGGAGGGCGGCGGCCGCCGGCGCTACCACCGCGTGCAGCACGGCCACTGCAGCTACACCTTCGTGCTGCCCGAGGCCGaccctctgccctgcccagccgcccccggccccgtCCCCGGCCCGGCCAACGTGCTGCTCCAGCGGGACTCGCCGGCCGGCACCGCCGGGCACGGGGCTGCACAGCGCCTGCGGCACCTCGAGAGGATCCTGGAGAACAGCACCCAGTGGCTGCTCAAG ctggagagCTACATCCAGAGCAGCGTGAAGCCAGAGATGGCGGAGCTGCAGCAGACGGCAGTGCAGAACCAGACCGCCACCATGCTGGAGATCGGCAGCTCCCTCCTCAACCGCAGCGCCGAGCAGAGCCGCAAGCTCACCGACGTGGAGGCCCAG GTGCTGAATCAGACGTGGCGCATCGAgatgcagctccaggagaaTTCCCTGTCCACCATCaagctggagaagcagctgctgctgcagaccaATGAGATCCACAAGCTGCAGAACAGAAACAA CATCCTGGAGGTGCGGGTGCTGGAGATGGAAACGAAGCAGCAGGCGGAGCTGGCGGGGGCCCACTTAgagaaggagaagctgcagcGGCTGCTGAGCCGGCAGAGCGGCACCATCGAGGAGATGGAAAAGACGCTGCTGGCTGCCAGTGCCAACACCAGCCTGCTCCAgcgccagcagctccagctcctccagtcTGTCCAGAGCCTGATGCGCCTCGTCTCCCAGGGCAGAG ccatgtcacctgggcaggagcagcaattCCAGGACTGTGCCGAGGTGCGCCGGGCGGGCATCCATGCCAGTGGCATCTACACCCTGCACATTGCCAACCTCAGCGAGCCCAAAAAG GCATACTGTGACATGGAGACGGATCGAGGGGGCTGGACCATCATCCAGCTTCGTGCCAACGGCAGCCTCAGcttccagaggagctggagggagTACAAGCAG ggcTTCGGGGATGCGTCGGGGGAGTACTGGCTGGGGAATGAGGCCGTGCACCTGCTGACCAGCCGGGTGCCCTACGCCCTGCGGGTCGagctgcaggactgggaggGTGGCCAGGTGTATGCCCACTACGGGAAATTCCAGCTGGGGAGTGAGCGGCAGTTTTACAG gctgtCGCTGCAGGACTacagtggcactgctgggcagcagagtggcctggccctgcagggcaCCCAATTCAGCACCCGTGACGCCGACAATGACAACTGCCTTTGCAAGTGTGCCCAGATGCTCTCAGGAG GATGGTGGTTCGATGCCTGTGGCCTCTCCAACCTGAATGGCATCTACTACCCGGCCCGGAACAACATCCGCAAGCTCAACGGCATCCGCTGGCACCACTTCCAGGGGCCCAGCTACTCCCTGAAGGGCACCCGCATGATGATCCGGCCCACCAGCTTCTAA
- the RSPO4 gene encoding R-spondin-4 encodes MQWIIFMLLLFISSMEMLTQNRWKKQASAGLLENCTGCVLCSEDNGCITCHHRLFLLIWRDGIRQYGMCVHTCPPGYFGVRGLEVNRCTKCRSPSCESCFSRDFCMKCKDKFYLYKGQCFRQCPPGTAAQPGTRECQETCEPGPWSEWSACTHESRTCGCKWGVETRVREVPEAAREEGTACPALLETRRCRMKKHCPGEKTEPKNKGKKRQKKPKTERHTGT; translated from the exons ATGCAGTGGATAATATTCATGTTGCTGTTATTCATCAGCTCCATGGAAATGCTCACGCAGAACCGGTGGAAGAAGCAAG CGAGTGCTGGCCTGCTGGAAAACTGCACGGGCTGCGTCCTGTGCTCTGAGGACAACGGCTGCATCACCTGCCACCACCGGCTCTTCCTGCTTATCTGGAGGGACGGCATCCGCCAGTACGGGATGTGCGTCCACACTTGTCCCCCAGGCTACTTTGGTGTGCGGGGTCTGGAGGTCAACAGATGCACAA AGTGCAGGTCGCCCAGCTGCGAGAGCTGCTTCAGCAGAGACTTCTGCATGAAGTGCAAGGACAAGTTTTACTTGTACAAGGGCCAGTGCTTTCGGCAGTGTCCCCCCGGCACTGCGGCACAGCCCGGCACCCGCGAGTGCCAAG agacGTGCGAGCCGGGCCCGTGGAGCGAGTGGAGCGCCTGTACCCACGAGAGTCGGACCTGCGGCTGCAAGTGGGGTGTGGAGACGCGGGTGCGGGAGGTGCCGGAGGCTGCCCGAGAGGAGGGGACTGCCTGCCCCGCGCTGCTGGAGACCAGGAGGTGCCGCATGAAGAAGCACTGCCCGGGAG AGAAAACCGAACccaaaaataaaggcaaaaagcGACAGAAGAAGCCGAAGACAGAAAGGCACACGGGCACCTAG